One Tubulanus polymorphus chromosome 5, tnTubPoly1.2, whole genome shotgun sequence DNA segment encodes these proteins:
- the LOC141905868 gene encoding uncharacterized protein LOC141905868, which produces MSNDLDILAKFFDIDVPKDDMSRKLEAQTPEDVGIESVATTQVVTDVIDDVVKPKKPAVKPKTKAKVKREKNTDITTSSKPTRKRALPSKLSLYSMPTASKRSKQEEAEPAFGENDEIVDETGDDDNNDEDYEPDDLERRGSNNRSISAVKTKQEIFECTRCKTVYYTAVRLIEHIRTSHKDINIEWKPTVSRHSTTHPMIGNEVFRDAVYHLCYNCRFVTHEYDEFAVHMKSEHNESIDFCCSRCEFQTAEYERYLTHINSCNSTRVEPSDQLTLVQCEYGSCCYYKASNGSVDYNAVFWCCAGCLFNCSEIKLYHEHMKTVHSQVIDYECYNCDQKYSEFKDYVKHRNHVHSHVRTKSIAKRKMKYMKQSKKSKDYEWVPANFGKYNVLKKFATGIDYSIAFRRCDKCDFHSMTYKRFADHMLSVHEEVIDYECNNCEAVLKTLKQYGIHKLRKQCTLTKKEFAPAAFGKYNVHKIENGVIKTDIIYRHCDKCNFVTISYKFFAAHMLRSHKETIAYGCSRCEAEFDTFESYDEHRKRNCMAKQIRAELQLQADAGHEISRTQCQYKDYIYLVNYSSGQVKPIYICDECEYWESHSILDHSIHRRDSHNDTKYSFCCSDCEYQSDNYINFKKHRVSHSDNTTLLCDSCNYVASNWRTLNVHVHRHTGERPFLCDICGSSFLSTKRMRQHKLIHSSGFQYKCGHVNCDYATNHLTALNKHRASQHLTEHDKYKCSGCDYTTKFLEHLKRHLRIHLGMMEFKCPDCDFMSYEQHSVRRHMIKHTNVAEYVCDTCGLSTSTLHNLRLHTMAHEGIKPYKCSVCGFQSLYKRKIKRHITRIHPGQNGICIDTGARLNYKVKKTNNLHHDKVMRVIYGLKDLTDTDATLQLYVKEIRNVCDNEIITLQCDKCTYVNRSSNAFILHRLIAHTEGIQLPPITDPTRRTTPSSKLKSKNSKVPVMKLSTEEQPEEATGSVTYQSLDGNEQLVTTYVGLLDNDSTEVIHYSSDLTISSEIDV; this is translated from the exons ATGTCGAATGATCTGGACATTTTGGCGAAATTCTTTGATATCGATGTCCCGAAAGATGACATGTCTCGTAAACTTGAAGCGCAAACTCCGGAAGATGTCGGGATTGAATCTGTGGCTACAACACAAGTCGTTACTGATGTCATAGATGATGTGGTCAAACCAAAGAAACCTGCAGTAAAGCCTAAAACCAAAGCTAAAGTCAAACGAGAAAAGAACACTGATATTACCACATCATCGAAACCTACGAGGAAACGTGCTTTGCCATCGAAATTGAGCTTGTATTCGATGCCGACCGCATCGAAACGTAGCAAGCAAGAAGAGGCGGAACCGGCGTTCggtgaaaatgatgaaatagtcGATGAAACTGGTGACGATGATAACAACGATGAGGATTATGAACCGGATGATTTAGAGAGACGCGGGTCGAATAATCGTTCGATATCGGcagtaaaaacaaaacaagagATATTTGAATGTACGCGGTGTAAAACTGTTTATTATACAGCAGTTCGTCTTATTGAACACATTCGTACATCTCATAAAG atattaaTATTGAATGGAAGCCTACAGTTTCTCGTCACTCTACAACGCATCCGATGATCGGGAACGAAGTATTTCGAGATGCTGTTTATCATCTATGCTACAATTGTCGGTTTGTCACTCATGAATACGATGAATTCGCCGTTCACATGAAATCAGAACATAACGAATCAATCGATTTCTGTTGTTCCCGATGTGAATTTCAAACTGCTGAGTATGAACGCTATTTGACGCATATAAACTCCTGTAACTCAACTCGGGTGGAACCTAGTG aTCAGTTAACATTGGTACAATGTGAATATGGTTCGTGTTGTTACTATAAAGCTAGTAATGGTTCGGTGGATTATAACGCCGTGTTTTGGTGCTGCGCAGGATGTCTTTTCAATTGCTCGGAAATAAAGTTATACCACGAGCATATGAAAACTGTGCACAGTCAAGTGATCGATTATGAATGCTACAACTGCGATCAGAAATACTCGGAATTCAAGGATTACGTGAAACATCGTAATCACGTTCATTCGCACGTTCGAACGAAATCAATAGCGAAGAGAAAAATGAAGTACATGAAACAATCGAAAAAGTCGAAGg ATTATGAATGGGTGCCTGCAAATTTCGGTAAATACAACGTACTAAAGAAATTTGCGACAGGAATCGATTATTCGATTGCATTCAGACGTTGCGATAAATGTGACTTTCATTCGATGACCTACAAGAGATTCGCCGATCATATGCTGTCCGTACATGAAGAAGTAATCGATTACGAATGTAACAATTGTGAAGCGGTTTTAAAAACTCTCAAACAGTATGGAATCCACAAGCTACGTAAACAGTGCACACTTACAAAAA AAGAATTTGCGCCGGCCGCATTCGGCAAATACAACGTACACAAGATAGAAAACGGCGTAATCAAGACAGACATTATCTACAGACATTGCGATAAATGTAATTTCGTCACGATAAGTTATAAATTCTTCGCGGCTCACATGTTGAGAAGTCATAAGGAAACGATTGCGTACGGCTGTTCACGATGCGAGGCCGAGTTCGACACGTTTGAATCGTACGATGAACATCGTAAGAGAAACTGCATGGCAAAACAGA TACGTGCCGAGTTACAGCTGCAAGCAGACGCCGGACATGAAATCAGTCGAACTCAATGTCAATACAAGGACTATATATATCTAGTGAATTATTCCAGTGGTCAAGTGAAACCTATATACATTTGCGATGAATGTGAATATTGGGAATCTCACAGTATTCTCGATCACAGTATTCACCGTCGCGATTCTCATAACGATACAAAATACTCATTCTGCTGTTCAGATTGTGAATATCAATCGGACAATTACATCAACTTCAAGAAGCATCGCGTCAGTCATTCGGATAATACGACGCTTTTATGTGATTCGTGTAACTATGTGGCGTCGAATTGGAGAACTTTGAATGTTCACGTGCACAGACATACAG GTGAACGGCCATTTTTATGCGATATATGTGGCAGCTCATTCTTGTCGACTAAACGAATGCGACAACATAAACTCATTCATTCAT CCGGTTTCCAATATAAGTGCGGACACGTGAACTGTGATTACGCCACGAACCACTTGACCGCGTTAAACAAACACAGAGCGTCGCAACATTTAACCGAACACGATAAATACAAATGCAGCGGTTGCGATTACACGACGAAATTCCTCGAACATTTGAAACGTCATTTGCGAATACACCTCGGGATGATGGAGTTTAAATGTCCTGATTGCGATTTCATGTCGTACGAGCAGCACAGCGTGCGTCGACATATGATTAAACATACGAATGTAGCCGAGTACGTTTGCGATACGTGCGGACTCTCGACGTCGACGCTTCATAATCTACGCTTGCACACGATGGCGCACGAGGGCATTAAACCTTACAAGTGCTCCGTGTGCGGATTTCAGTCGTTGTACAAGAGGAAAATCAAACGACACATTACGCGAATACATCCGGGACAAAACGGAATCTGCATCGACACTGGGGCTAGACTTAATTACAAAGTGAAGAAAACGAATAATCTACATCACGATAAAGTTATGCGCGTGATTTACGGTTTGAAAGACCTCACCGATACCGACGCGACTTTACAGCTGTACGTGAAAGAGATTCGTAACGTTTGCGACAATGAAATTATAACTCTTCAATGCGATAAATGCACGTACGTAAATCGTAGTTCGAACGCATTTATTCTGCATAGATTGATCGCTCACACCGAGGGTATTCAACTGCCACCGATTACCGATCCGACCAGACGCACGACGCCGAGTTCGAAATTGAAAAGTAAAAATTCCAAAGTGCCGGTTATGAAACTTTCGACGGAAGAACAACCGGAAGAAGCGACCGGTTCGGTAACTTATCAATCGTTAGATGGTAATGAACAGTTGGTAACGACTTATGTCGGTTTATTAGATAATGATTCGACTGAAGTGATTCATTATTCCTCTGATTTAACGATATCTTCTGAAATTGATGTGTAA